A single genomic interval of Aureliella helgolandensis harbors:
- a CDS encoding IS4 family transposase has protein sequence MCHHPFDSFRCRVQHARQHGDLYFAALISKETIASVFGNASAILDSARVYNTSVTLWVFLSQVMSIHHGCVSAVAKLITHRVANNQTACSAETGAYCIARDKIDEQSMQRLVTASGLAIEDSSPDHWRWLGHRVITADGATVTMADTSENQAAYPQLSSQAPGCGFPILRVVVLFALSTGVVLDMAMGRYKGKFTHEVSLFRQIDAIIEETDVFLADRAYAGWFEMARMIQRGAHVVVRKHQLRKSDFRTGIRYGKDDHSIQIDKPARPDWMSIEEYETYPDFITIREIRIRVENNGFRTREIIVHTSLSDDTEYTREDIAALFRRRWQAELHLRSLKTVMQMEHLRCKKPHRVRNEIRTHMLAYNLIRGVMSEAAVEGDVQPWHISFKSTLTTVTDMLPVLGLISNADELCTVLYRCCLQHAVGNRPDRYEPRVLKRRPKKYKLMQKPRSEYKPGEA, from the coding sequence GTGTGCCATCATCCGTTTGATTCGTTCCGCTGTCGAGTCCAACATGCGCGCCAACACGGCGATCTTTACTTCGCCGCCTTGATCTCCAAAGAGACTATCGCGTCAGTCTTTGGCAATGCAAGTGCCATTCTCGATTCGGCCAGAGTTTACAACACATCGGTCACGCTGTGGGTCTTCCTCTCGCAAGTCATGAGCATCCACCACGGCTGCGTCTCTGCGGTCGCCAAGCTGATCACCCATCGAGTCGCCAACAACCAAACTGCTTGCTCTGCCGAAACCGGTGCTTACTGCATTGCTCGAGACAAAATCGACGAGCAATCCATGCAACGTCTTGTGACGGCCAGCGGACTTGCGATTGAAGACAGCAGTCCCGACCATTGGCGATGGCTGGGGCACCGCGTGATCACCGCCGATGGTGCCACCGTCACGATGGCAGACACGTCGGAGAATCAAGCCGCCTACCCGCAACTTAGTAGTCAAGCACCCGGTTGTGGATTTCCGATCTTGCGAGTCGTTGTACTGTTCGCGTTGTCGACTGGCGTTGTGCTCGACATGGCGATGGGCCGATACAAAGGTAAGTTCACTCACGAAGTAAGTTTGTTTCGTCAGATCGACGCAATCATCGAAGAAACCGATGTTTTCCTAGCTGATCGCGCCTATGCGGGTTGGTTCGAGATGGCGAGGATGATTCAACGTGGTGCACACGTCGTTGTTCGCAAACACCAGTTGCGCAAGTCAGATTTTCGGACTGGAATTCGTTACGGCAAAGACGATCACTCCATCCAAATCGACAAGCCAGCTCGTCCCGACTGGATGAGCATTGAAGAGTACGAGACGTACCCGGACTTCATCACCATTCGCGAGATCCGTATCCGAGTTGAGAACAACGGATTTCGCACTCGCGAGATTATCGTTCACACATCGCTGTCGGACGATACGGAGTACACGAGGGAGGACATCGCGGCCCTGTTCCGTAGAAGGTGGCAAGCAGAACTTCATTTACGGAGCTTGAAAACGGTCATGCAGATGGAACACTTGCGCTGTAAAAAGCCGCATCGAGTGCGGAACGAAATTCGGACGCACATGTTGGCTTACAATTTGATTCGCGGGGTGATGTCTGAAGCGGCCGTCGAAGGCGACGTTCAACCTTGGCATATCAGTTTCAAGTCAACACTGACAACGGTGACGGATATGCTTCCGGTTCTAGGCCTAATCAGCAACGCCGATGAATTATGCACGGTGTTGTACCGCTGCTGCTTGCAACACGCAGTTGGCAATCGACCGGACCGCTACGAGCCCAGGGTGCTCAAGCGAAGACCGAAGAAATACAAGCTGATGCAAAAGCCAAGAAGCGAATACAAACCCGGGGAGGCATAG
- a CDS encoding ATP-binding cassette domain-containing protein → MPSITLSQVGWATPTSRVLFSNLSLSFTCQRAGLVGRNGVGKSTLLKLIAGELHPTSGGVSVDGRIGMLRQIVQVDEAETVADLNGT, encoded by the coding sequence ATGCCCTCAATCACATTATCCCAAGTCGGCTGGGCGACTCCGACCAGCCGGGTACTTTTTTCCAATCTCTCTCTCAGTTTTACCTGCCAACGTGCCGGACTGGTGGGACGCAACGGAGTTGGCAAGTCGACGCTATTGAAGTTAATTGCCGGTGAGCTACATCCGACGTCGGGTGGTGTTTCGGTTGATGGTCGCATCGGTATGTTGAGGCAGATCGTCCAAGTCGACGAAGCGGAAACGGTGGCAGACCTGAATGGCACTTAA
- a CDS encoding type 1 glutamine amidotransferase domain-containing protein — protein MPSDELNLPLAGCRVLAFVGDIYEDLELWYPKLRLIEEGCSVTVAGPDAQRVYAGKNGYPCESDVAIADCDSADFDALLVPGGFMPDKLRRDAKVLSLVQEFHQQVKPIAAICHGGWIPISAKVYRGVRVTGSPGIKDDLINAGGLYQDASVIVDGHHVSSRRPEDLPDFCRALIALMIAQRGTRASAT, from the coding sequence ATGCCCAGTGATGAACTCAATCTACCTCTAGCTGGTTGCCGTGTCCTTGCGTTTGTCGGCGATATCTACGAAGACTTGGAACTGTGGTATCCCAAACTCAGATTGATTGAAGAGGGGTGCTCCGTGACGGTTGCAGGCCCCGATGCCCAACGCGTCTATGCAGGCAAGAATGGCTATCCCTGTGAGTCCGATGTTGCGATTGCCGACTGCGACTCAGCCGATTTTGACGCACTACTTGTACCCGGGGGCTTTATGCCAGACAAACTCCGCAGAGATGCAAAAGTCCTGAGCTTGGTGCAAGAGTTTCACCAGCAAGTTAAGCCCATTGCCGCCATCTGTCACGGAGGCTGGATCCCGATCAGTGCTAAAGTCTACCGTGGCGTGCGGGTCACCGGTTCCCCTGGAATTAAAGATGACCTGATCAACGCGGGTGGGCTGTATCAAGATGCTAGTGTGATCGTGGATGGACATCATGTGAGCAGTCGTCGACCGGAGGATTTGCCTGATTTCTGCCGTGCTCTAATTGCGCTGATGATTGCCCAACGCGGAACGAGAGCTTCGGCTACGTGA